The segment CCTGTGTTAATTCCATTCTCTCGTAATAAACTAGGGATCTCCCATTCTGATCTAGAGAGTTCACTAACCTCTCTGATCCTCTCCTTAAGTTCTGGTTCTTTCAACTCACCTTGACATTCCCTTTTGATTCTCTCGGCGTAATCCTTATCTCCTATCCAGGAGAGAAAGAACGCCTTTTTAACTTCTTCAATGCAGTTCACGGTCTTATCACCACCGCCATCATTTCCCACTCCTTCTCCCTCACAAGGTAGGTTAAGATCGCAAAGTTGTCAGGAAATCTAACTTTTTCAATCCTAATGATATCTCTTTTTAGATTTCTAACCAACCAGTTCAATGACCACTTGTGAGTTCCTCTGGAGTTCAGAAACAGGAACCCCTTTCCGTTTAAGAAGGAGACGAGTTTAGGATAACGATCTATCTCTATTACCGCATCTGGTGAGTAAGATAGGTATTTCACCGACCTAAGGGGAATAACATCTAACAAGTTCACACCAAACTTTCTCTCAAGCATCGCATAAGTCAAGGTCTCACTAACGTTCGAAGAGAGATCACCTGAATGATACTTCCCTCCCCATCTCATATCATCCAGTTGATCGATCCCTCTTCCCAGTAATTTACTACTTAACAAGGAAGAAATTAATATTTTAGCGGGATCCAGGTTAAGGATCTCCATAGGCATGTTTTCGACTAAGGTCTCCGTCACTCCTAGGGAGATAACATCTAAGTCCTGTGCGCTATCGTTAGGGTAATGAGGGATGACCTCTGAGGGTAGATCCGCCCAAGATATTTTTAACTGCACATGACAAGTTTTAGTGAATATTTTTAAGTTATAGAGCTAAATAAAGAGGAAAGAACTCATTAATCCTTAGCTTAGATATTACTCACTATGAAGGAAGTGATTTATTCGGAGAGATCTCCTAAGCCCATAGGTCCTTACTCTCAGGCCATTTTAGCGGGTCAAATCCTGTTCATTTCAGGTCAAATTCCAATAGATCCGTCAACCAATGAGATAGTCAAGGGAGGTATAGAAGAACAAACAATTAGAGTCATGGAGAACCTAGGCGGCGTCCTTTCCTCTGCGGGGATGACGTACGACAACGTTACCATGAGCTTCGTTTACCTGAAGAACATGGGAGATTTCCCTAAATTCAATGAAGTCTACTCCAGATATTTCAAGGATAGACCTCCCTCTAGGGTAACAGTTCAAGTATCAGAATTACCTAGGGGAGCTTTGATAGAAATAGCAGCAATCGCATATAGGTTTTAAGAAAAAACTTT is part of the Metallosphaera cuprina Ar-4 genome and harbors:
- a CDS encoding RidA family protein, which gives rise to MKEVIYSERSPKPIGPYSQAILAGQILFISGQIPIDPSTNEIVKGGIEEQTIRVMENLGGVLSSAGMTYDNVTMSFVYLKNMGDFPKFNEVYSRYFKDRPPSRVTVQVSELPRGALIEIAAIAYRF